A region from the Salidesulfovibrio onnuriiensis genome encodes:
- a CDS encoding dihydroorotase — translation MAKKKVDLIVRRAFLKGREVDVHIANGEIAEIRDTETEFDPGKAEVQDAYGLTMLPSMIDVHVHLREPGYEYKEDVQSGLRAAAWGGFGAVMCMANTKPVNDVATTTELMLEKAREHWPDGPRLYPIGALTKGLQGEELAPMAELAKAGCEAFSNDGVPVKNTDLFRRAMEYASDWGKPVIDHCEDPYMAVGSGANEGVVSDRLGLHGQPDVAEALQVARDILLAEYLDMHIHLAHVSCRRSADLIRFAKARGVKVTAETAPHYLILTEDYLEEPETQYSSFAKVNPPLRTEDDRQAMIEALEDGTIDILATDHAPHAEHEKEVEFDIAPCGISGLDTAFATTWALVQEGVLSEETFNRAWVTGPAEIFGFEYNRFNVGDPADFFLFDPEEEWVVGADTMHSKGKNTPLRGRTLKGRVKTHFLRGKKIV, via the coding sequence ATGGCCAAGAAAAAAGTAGATTTGATTGTCAGGCGCGCCTTTCTGAAAGGGCGCGAAGTGGACGTGCACATCGCGAACGGCGAGATCGCCGAGATCCGCGACACGGAAACCGAATTCGACCCGGGCAAGGCCGAGGTGCAGGACGCCTACGGCCTGACCATGCTGCCGAGCATGATCGACGTGCATGTGCATCTGCGCGAGCCCGGCTACGAGTACAAGGAAGACGTGCAGTCCGGCCTGCGGGCCGCCGCCTGGGGCGGGTTCGGCGCGGTCATGTGCATGGCCAACACCAAGCCGGTCAACGACGTGGCCACCACCACCGAGCTCATGCTCGAAAAGGCCCGCGAACACTGGCCCGACGGCCCGCGCCTGTACCCCATCGGCGCGCTGACCAAGGGCCTCCAGGGCGAGGAACTGGCCCCCATGGCCGAGCTGGCCAAGGCCGGGTGCGAAGCCTTTTCCAACGACGGCGTGCCCGTGAAGAACACGGACCTGTTTCGCCGGGCCATGGAATATGCCTCGGACTGGGGCAAGCCGGTCATCGACCATTGCGAGGACCCGTACATGGCCGTGGGCAGCGGCGCCAACGAAGGCGTGGTCTCCGACCGCCTGGGCCTGCACGGCCAGCCCGACGTGGCCGAGGCCCTGCAGGTGGCGCGCGATATCCTGCTGGCCGAATACCTGGACATGCACATCCACCTGGCGCACGTGTCCTGCCGCAGGTCCGCGGACCTGATCCGCTTTGCCAAGGCGCGCGGGGTCAAGGTCACGGCCGAAACCGCACCGCACTACCTGATCCTCACCGAGGACTACCTGGAAGAGCCGGAAACCCAGTACAGCTCGTTCGCCAAGGTCAATCCGCCCCTGCGCACCGAGGACGACCGCCAGGCCATGATCGAGGCCCTGGAGGACGGCACCATCGACATCCTGGCCACGGACCACGCGCCCCACGCCGAGCATGAAAAGGAAGTGGAGTTCGACATCGCTCCCTGCGGCATCTCCGGGCTGGATACGGCCTTTGCCACCACCTGGGCCTTGGTGCAGGAAGGCGTCCTCAGCGAGGAGACCTTCAACCGCGCCTGGGTCACCGGACCGGCCGAGATTTTCGGGTTCGAATACAACCGTTTCAACGTAGGCGACCCGGCCGACTTCTTCCTCTTCGACCCGGAGGAGGAATGGGTGGTCGGCGCGGATACCATGCACTCCAAGGGCAAGAACACCCCCCTGCGGGGGCGCACCCTGAAGGGACGGGTGAAAACTCATTTCCTTCGGGGTAAAAAAATTGTATGA
- a CDS encoding aspartate carbamoyltransferase catalytic subunit, translating to MKWLHKDLLDVTQLSKSEAMSLFDTAAHFQEINQRPVKKVPTLKGRSVVLFFAEPSTRTKVSFDVAAKRLSADSFSLSKSMSSLTKGETLKDTVLTLQAMSPDCIVMRHWSSGASRFIADRLDCAVINAGDGRHAHPTQALLDSFTMFQEWGDLAGKTVLILGDIKHSRVARSNVILLNKLGVKVRLCAPRTLLPHTVRSWPCEVYSDLSEAVKGVNAVMCLRLQLERQKDGLLPDLREYAQTYGLGQRHIDLADKDVRIMHPGPMNRGVEISSELADCAQSLVLDQVANGVSMRMALLFLYMTRKGMEEE from the coding sequence ATGAAATGGTTGCATAAGGATCTCTTGGACGTCACCCAGCTGTCCAAGTCGGAGGCCATGTCGCTTTTCGACACGGCCGCGCATTTTCAGGAAATCAACCAGCGGCCGGTCAAGAAGGTGCCGACGCTCAAGGGCCGCAGCGTGGTGCTTTTCTTTGCCGAGCCGAGCACGCGCACCAAGGTCAGCTTCGACGTGGCGGCCAAGCGGCTGTCCGCAGACTCCTTTTCCCTGTCCAAGAGCATGTCCAGCCTGACCAAGGGCGAGACCCTCAAGGATACGGTGCTGACCCTGCAGGCCATGTCCCCGGACTGCATCGTCATGCGCCACTGGTCCAGCGGCGCATCCCGGTTTATCGCCGACCGCCTGGACTGCGCGGTGATCAACGCGGGCGACGGACGCCACGCGCACCCCACCCAGGCGCTGCTCGACTCCTTCACCATGTTTCAGGAGTGGGGCGACCTGGCCGGCAAGACCGTGCTCATCCTCGGCGACATCAAGCATTCGCGCGTGGCCCGGTCCAACGTCATCCTGCTCAACAAGCTGGGCGTCAAGGTTCGCCTGTGCGCGCCGCGCACCCTGCTGCCTCATACCGTGCGCTCCTGGCCCTGCGAGGTCTATTCCGACCTCAGCGAGGCCGTGAAGGGCGTCAACGCGGTCATGTGTCTGCGCCTGCAGCTGGAACGCCAGAAGGACGGCCTGCTGCCCGACCTGCGTGAATACGCCCAGACCTACGGGCTCGGTCAGCGGCACATCGACCTGGCCGACAAGGACGTGCGCATCATGCACCCCGGCCCCATGAACCGGGGCGTGGAAATCAGCTCGGAGCTGGCCGACTGCGCCCAGTCCCTGGTGCTCGATCAGGTGGCCAACGGCGTGTCCATGCGCATGGCCCTGCTGTTCCTGTACATGACCCGCAAAGGCATGGAAGAAGAGTAG
- a CDS encoding amidohydrolase family protein: MRARRAFAMPPEQPVIDDAAIITDKGVICEVGRFADLRTAFSGTVTDLGDVTLAPGLINAHSHLELCHLRGRTIPDKGFMVWVEDLLRQPIFDLPEEELAKASRELKRTGTVMVADIATRFPKRMAGFLEESGFFFVVFTEAIGEAVPEHGFIPEGDYDHGVGAVAGHSLYTTHVDVLRAAKAESSSRGLPFSIHLAEHDDEVAIMAGEPSPFLELLQGRGRLLDFEPPRKAPVRQAADLGILDASTLCVHCVKVSQGDIETIRQSGASVCLCPRSNEFIGVGRAPWEKICEAGINTCLGTDSLASNHDLDLWNEAAYFKERYQGGLSLAETLAMLTSNPARILGVGDTLGSLAPGKAAVWSVIPDSFQELFDE; the protein is encoded by the coding sequence ATGCGCGCTCGACGCGCCTTTGCCATGCCCCCCGAGCAGCCGGTGATCGATGACGCAGCCATCATCACGGACAAGGGGGTTATTTGTGAGGTCGGCCGTTTTGCAGACCTCAGGACCGCTTTTTCTGGAACTGTGACAGACCTCGGGGACGTAACCTTGGCACCCGGGCTCATCAATGCCCACTCCCATCTCGAACTATGCCATCTGCGTGGCCGGACCATTCCCGACAAGGGATTCATGGTCTGGGTCGAAGACCTCTTGCGGCAGCCCATATTCGATCTGCCCGAAGAGGAGCTGGCAAAGGCAAGCCGAGAATTGAAGCGAACCGGGACCGTAATGGTCGCCGACATCGCGACCCGTTTTCCAAAAAGGATGGCCGGATTTCTTGAAGAATCCGGCTTTTTTTTCGTGGTTTTCACGGAAGCCATCGGCGAGGCCGTGCCCGAGCACGGGTTCATTCCCGAAGGCGACTACGACCACGGCGTGGGAGCGGTGGCGGGCCACAGCCTGTACACCACCCACGTGGATGTCCTGCGCGCAGCCAAGGCCGAGTCCTCTTCACGCGGTCTGCCCTTTTCCATTCACCTGGCCGAGCACGACGACGAAGTGGCCATCATGGCCGGGGAGCCATCCCCGTTCCTTGAGCTGCTTCAGGGCCGCGGCCGTCTGCTCGACTTCGAACCGCCGCGCAAGGCCCCGGTGCGGCAGGCCGCCGATCTGGGCATCCTCGACGCCTCCACGCTCTGCGTGCATTGCGTCAAGGTTTCGCAGGGCGACATCGAGACCATCCGCCAGTCCGGCGCATCGGTCTGCCTGTGCCCGCGTTCCAACGAGTTCATCGGCGTGGGGCGTGCGCCCTGGGAAAAGATTTGCGAGGCGGGCATCAACACCTGCCTGGGCACGGATTCGCTGGCGTCGAACCACGATCTCGATCTGTGGAACGAGGCCGCCTATTTCAAGGAACGGTATCAGGGCGGACTTTCCCTGGCCGAGACCCTGGCCATGCTGACCAGCAACCCGGCGCGCATCCTCGGCGTTGGGGATACGCTGGGCTCCCTGGCCCCGGGCAAGGCCGCGGTCTGGAGCGTCATCCCGGATTCGTTTCAGGAGTTGTTTGACGAGTAG
- a CDS encoding elongator complex protein 3: MLLTFSHPEPLCPATRVWPVFIPFAGCPGRCVFCAQDKQTGRDGVLLDAVLEELVRELAAAQTAGRGPYELAFFGGTFTALPHEYPERFLSAVDKFRKLGLIIKTRCSTRPDRVTIEQLGHLGSLGLDMVELGVQSFDDPALQASGRGYSGDAVRQACATVRAAGLELGIQLMPGLPGDRPGVFRSDVEEAIRQKPDNVRLYPCLVIRGAELENVWRDGGYAPWSLDRTLEELAWAVEEFWRASIPVIRMGVAAEEALEGNILAGPWHAALGQRVRARVLLAHIQKKAAELGLAPRELLVPRKYSGELFGHARELAPVYAAMGLSSGKIRFHDADRFLLS, from the coding sequence ATGCTCCTGACGTTTTCCCATCCCGAACCTCTTTGCCCGGCCACCCGGGTCTGGCCCGTGTTCATCCCCTTTGCGGGCTGTCCGGGCCGCTGCGTGTTCTGCGCCCAGGACAAGCAGACCGGCCGCGACGGCGTGTTGCTGGATGCCGTGCTGGAGGAGCTGGTGCGCGAGCTGGCCGCGGCGCAGACGGCTGGCCGCGGGCCGTATGAACTGGCCTTTTTCGGGGGCACGTTCACGGCCCTTCCACACGAATACCCTGAACGATTCCTGAGTGCCGTCGATAAGTTTCGGAAGTTGGGATTAATTATAAAAACAAGGTGTTCAACTCGGCCGGACAGGGTGACGATAGAGCAGCTTGGCCATCTCGGGTCCCTGGGGCTGGACATGGTCGAACTGGGCGTGCAGAGCTTTGACGACCCGGCCCTGCAAGCTTCCGGGCGGGGATACTCGGGCGATGCGGTCCGCCAGGCCTGCGCCACGGTGCGCGCGGCGGGATTGGAGCTGGGCATCCAACTCATGCCCGGGCTGCCCGGCGACCGCCCCGGCGTGTTCCGCTCCGACGTGGAGGAGGCCATTCGTCAGAAGCCTGACAATGTGCGGCTCTACCCCTGCTTGGTCATCAGGGGGGCCGAACTGGAAAATGTCTGGCGGGACGGCGGCTATGCGCCCTGGTCCCTGGACAGGACCCTGGAGGAGCTGGCCTGGGCCGTGGAAGAATTCTGGCGGGCGTCCATTCCGGTCATCCGCATGGGCGTGGCCGCGGAAGAGGCCCTGGAGGGGAACATCCTGGCCGGGCCGTGGCATGCGGCCCTGGGGCAGCGCGTGCGCGCCCGGGTGCTGCTTGCCCATATACAAAAGAAGGCGGCCGAGCTCGGGCTGGCCCCCAGGGAGTTGTTGGTCCCCCGAAAATATTCGGGCGAGTTGTTCGGGCACGCAAGGGAACTGGCTCCCGTCTATGCCGCCATGGGCCTTTCTTCCGGAAAAATCCGGTTCCACGATGCGGACCGGTTTCTTCTTTCCTGA
- a CDS encoding HAD family hydrolase, with product MIQAVVFDCDGVLLESVEVKARAFEYVFAEYGAEATAMIRDYHRDNGGISRQRKFAYFYEKWLGRGITPEESEALNRRFTEYCLESVLGSPMVPGARECLERLHGTLPMWVASGAPQDELRMILARRGLDRYFEDVFGSPDTKDVILRRIIQMNRLAPERVLMVGDSSTDLEAAESVGCRFYGRGRFEGHPWAEDLVPLAGHVLGAMA from the coding sequence ATGATCCAGGCGGTTGTTTTTGATTGCGACGGGGTGCTCCTCGAATCAGTGGAGGTCAAGGCCCGGGCCTTTGAATATGTCTTTGCCGAATACGGGGCCGAGGCAACGGCCATGATCCGTGACTACCATCGCGACAACGGCGGCATAAGCCGCCAGCGCAAGTTTGCCTATTTCTATGAGAAGTGGTTGGGTCGGGGCATCACCCCGGAAGAATCCGAAGCCTTGAATCGCCGATTCACCGAATACTGCCTTGAAAGCGTTCTGGGCAGCCCCATGGTTCCCGGAGCGCGGGAGTGCCTGGAAAGGCTGCACGGCACGCTGCCGATGTGGGTGGCGTCCGGAGCGCCTCAGGACGAGTTGCGCATGATTCTGGCCCGCCGCGGTCTGGATCGCTATTTCGAGGACGTGTTCGGCTCGCCCGATACCAAGGACGTCATCCTGAGGCGTATCATTCAGATGAACCGCCTGGCCCCGGAGCGGGTGCTCATGGTGGGGGATTCGAGCACCGATCTGGAGGCCGCCGAGTCCGTTGGTTGCCGTTTTTACGGTCGGGGTCGCTTCGAGGGGCATCCTTGGGCCGAAGACCTTGTTCCCCTGGCCGGCCATGTGCTCGGGGCCATGGCCTGA